The DNA window tacaaatgaTTATGACAAAAACAAATGATGCATAGAAAAAAGTGATTCTCAGAacaccaaatggctaacaaatataTGGACAGATGTTGAATTTCACTAATATTTTAAGAATGTTTAGTCATCTGTTTTTACAAACTGGTTTTGTCCTCactctctttgatttcatcagagAGAATcagatgaaaaatcttaaaagactcacatttatttcagttttatctGGAAATCAAACCAGATGCAAAGTTTAGTGCAAGTCTACCTTTACCCATCTTTCAGGTTAGCACACTAGAGAGGTCTAGATTAGGAAATCTGGGTTCTCACTGAGGCTATGCCACTGACCAGACaccaccttgggcaagtcatttcatgCTCTGATTTCAGATTACTTGTCTTAAGAAAAGGGGGATGAGAGGTGGGGGAATCTTTAAGGCCCCTTCTTGCCTGTGATTTTGTGACTATAGCAGTCTTGCAACAAGTGCTTAGTATTCGTCCTCTTTAAAGTCGCTCAACTATAGTAAATTCAAGGTCTGATTTTAACCATATAAGTGTGGTTTATATCAAATCACCTTTCTCTGCCAGTAAATACTCAAAACAGCCTGAACTCCTTCCCTGCTGGGGGCAATTCCTTACAAAGGCAAGCCACACATGCATGGAAACTTTTTTAACCCCACTTTTTCTTTAGGTAGATATGCATCTTTCCAGATtacctttaaagcttgtgtttaagGTAAATAAATCACAATGAATTGGAGAAATGACAGACAAAGATAATTCccacgcagaaaaagaaaaagccaacaTAGCCTTAGATCAGAAGCCCTGTGTCTACACTTGAGTCCTAGGCCTCTCATAGGAAAGGGCCTGAGAGAGCCTGGGAAGATGTGTCTCCCAGGCACTTGATTTCTATGATGAAGACCTGGGGAAGAGGCAAAGGATACAGAGCAGCTCCTTCTCTAATTCTAAAAAACACTTAACACTGACGTAAAATACCACTCAGGCAGTGGCCGGCTCTCCCTCCTTTACTGCCGGACCAAGTCAGCTACCTGGAGGCCACTTGGTGGGCAAGACCAACAGGACAACAAAAATATCAAGGCTGAAAGATGACATGACAAATACTAAGGAAAAATTCTGAACTTGTACCTTTGCAGAGTATTTCTCTTAGTAGCTATACTATtattttttgttcatattttaaaataaatcacaacTCACATCCATAAGCCGTCAACAGTTCTTCTGACGTTGGAGGTCGCTGGGGATCTTCATCTTCTCTAGGCCTTATGATGTCAATGCCGTATGTAGCTTCTAAAACACGTCTTGGAATATTCTGGCAAATGTAAGATTGTCAAGGAATCCGTTTCTTTGAACtgaccccctcctcctccccttggtgtcttctaagaacatggtatttcaGCACCTCTGTGACAAAAAAACTTTTCACCTCTCCAAAGAAGAAGTATGACTATTCCTTAATTTAAAAGACTTTTCTCCCCTCTTTTAAACAAAGCCTTATGCACAATGATCACTTCCAaatgtatcctttaaaaatattaaaatattatctctGAAACAGACCTTAAAGATGACACATTTTTATGTAAATACACTATAGATTTGTGAGATGACCCTAATTCAGACATAAAGCACCGAGTCTTTGTTTCTAATCCTTACAACTATGTAAAGAGTGattattttttcctcccctatCTATTACCCAGATTTTTCTTAAGCCCTAATATACACATAACAACCAAAATTTTGGCACAGCACAGAGGATATTAGTGATATAGGTGGGAGGTGATCTCTCATCTGGTCAATCGGGAGGATTCCGCTGCAAATCATCTCGGCTTTGGTAGAGACAAAGGATGGCATCACCAGGCCTGGGCAGTCACATAAGCAGAGGCCAGGTTCCACATAGAGAGTCTGAAAGACAAGTAAGAGGTTTATGCTGGGCATACAGCacaggaagggaaagaagagcaGCACACGAGTGGCAAAGAACTTCAGAAAACACCCAGAGGGAGGAACTGGCGGAGAAGGAAATACAGAGGCCGATGCTGTCGAAATACCTGAAAATGCTTGGTGTGACCGGGCGTGGCAGACACAGACACCTTCTTGTTGCCCATGATGGTGTTGATTGTCGAACTCTTACCAACGTTTGGGTAGCCCACCTAGAAGGGTGTCAGAAGGAATGTTTACAGTATAAGTTGGCAAGGATCACGGGATGCCGAAAGCCTACCCTATCTAACAAGCCTATCTAAAGGTAAGAACATTGGACTGGAAGTCTGAAGACAACCCTGAAAGCTCTCATTCTAGTATCTCTTGTAAGTGACGTTGACAGgtagggatgaactgggagactgtaGAAGATAATTAATATGAACAGTGGTGTAACCAATATAAGCCTTGAGAAAGTTCGTTCTTTGAGTTGGGCTTTGCCTGTCACCCAGTCTGCTCCCAGGATGCCCGTGGGCAACAAGAGGGCATCAATGTTCCCTGTGACGCCAGGGCCTGACTGATCTCTGGAGTTCCAGTGTAGCTACCAAAGGATGGGGAATACAGACCCTCACGGAACAATTTTATGACATATTTCATCTTACCAGTCCAACAGTAAGTTGTCCATTCTTCACCTTCTTTCCAGAGTGTAGCTGCTTAAAGATCTCCAGTAATTCCTGCTTCGATACCAGGTGGCTAAAATTCTGTATCTGCCTCTTCTGTGGGGTTTTCCTTCCTTGCGCCTCAGAACGCACAGCACAGCGTTCCTTCCCATCCTGGCCGCGCGCCTGCTCGTCGGGGCTGCTGCCATCTTCTGAGCACGTCTGccagtcctcctcctcctcctgccgaCAGTCCTCATACTCGCTGTCATCTTCATCACTCCTGGCAACTTCATTAAGTGAAAGATGTTCAGTCTCTTTGTGTAGAGTTTCAGCTTCGTCACAACTGGAGTTTTCAAACTCAGCTGTGATGGCTTCTCCACTGTCTCCGTTTACTTCTTCCTGATGAAATAACAGAAACCACAAAAGTTCAGAAGTGTGTAACAAATGCACTCTTCACTCTGGTGAACAACATTCAGAGTTGGTTATCTAAGATGAACAGAGGACAAGGAAAGTTacgaaggagaaagaaaaaggggaataGAGGGAGAAGACAGCATGAGGATATAACCAAACTTTCAACAGTGGTGTCCTCTGGAGTGGTGGACCTTCACTTTACACAGTTTTGTATTATTTGAACTCTGTACAAATaacatgtattacttttctaATAGATAACTCTTTTCACCTATTTTTAATAGGTGAGCAAGGGTTTAGAAAAACCTGTATCAAGCTGAACTCCTTGGCAGTACGCTTTTTTTGCAATGGGCTGTAGAATAAAACAAAGCATTTCTCATGAACGATAAAACATTTAACATTCTCTTCTCTGCACAAAGCAAGAAGGGTATGATTTGTAATTTGAGCTTCATTGTATATTTGCATTTCAAAGACAGTGGTTTGCATAGTTAAGGAAACTGCTATTCTTTTATAACTGCCTTTAATAAATCATAGCACCATGGAGCATAGGTCCCTGCGTGTGAAGTATGAGAGCAATAAAACTCAACTCTACACATGGAAATTATTCACCAACCAACGATTTCCTTTGGAAAGAGAAAGGTAAAAATCATTTACGATTCATGGGTGTGTTAATCCTTCTGAATTCCTATGGATAACAAAGCAGAAATATGGCAATTTATAGTATTAACAAGCAGTATCAACAAGGGAGAATTGATTCAGATTTAGAAGTGATGGAAACCTATCATTTCCAAATAATCTAGCATTACAATGAGTAGCCACCACAGGAGAGGGCATGATGAACTCAGTTAAATAGGCATCCTACATTTTAggaaagagatattttaaaaaatgtcagggAAAAAAGGTATGATTTCATTGTCATTCCTGGGAACTCAAAAAGAAATATGGAACTGGAAGCAGTTTCTATGATAAATGAGCAATAAATGTAAAGAAGTCACTGTGTGCTCTTCTGCAGAACACAGAATGTAAGCTGAACATGAATGTGTATTAGGAAAACTAAGGCTAGAAGCAGTTTTGGTTCAGGAAAAATGATAAAGGCAACAAAAGGACTTTGCAGTAGTTACatcaaaaatagaaagaaagaagggaaaagtcaGTCTTTTGGGGGAACACAGTGCAATTTAAGAGATGGCCAAGAGAAAATCAAAGTACTCAATTCAAAAAAatgtcctatttttttaaaataagaaaggttAAGCAACCATAGAGAAAGAACCAAACTTCAGATAGGTGAGAAAACAGCAAATATCTATTTTTAGTAAGTTCGTGTTTGACACTCAAATGACAGATGTGATTAGATATATCACAATGGTAGCTGGCTACTTGACTTGGAAAATCATGAATAACAGATTTCAGAAGACCTGGGAGGAATAAATAGGgttcaacttttaaaaaggaagaaagaatatctTCCATAAATCATGTCCTGTTAATCCAGAGTCTGACAGGGAAGCAATTCCTCAAGTTAGGAAATTCCTCCAAACAACTCCTCCCCTGACAGCAACGGGAGGCAACAAGGGTTCCCTGAGGACAGATGGTGCAAACAAATCCCACTTCCCTTTGCAATCTACTCCTTGGCTGATAGGTCGGGGAATACCACAGATGTAAAAGATGAAATGAAACACATAAAGTACTCAGAATAGTAGTGCCTGGCTAGGAATAAGTTTTCTATGGGTTAGTTTTTATTAACAGTAATAACAGAATAACTATTGTTATAGCCTTTCAAATACATCTGTATGCATCACACTAAAATGCTTGGTACTGAGCGCTTATTAAGTCCACAAAAGTTCACAGGGCTCTATCCTTGGCTCTGGTCTACTCAACAGCGTTATCAATGACCAGAAAGAATATATAGAAGGGCCAATACAAAACCTGCAGATGATTCAAagctggaagaagagaaaagcaaatgacaCATGCAAAATGAATTCTACCTTGTTCCCAAATCACTAATATTTAAGAGGAACAGCATGATCCTAAGCTGAgctaaaaccaaaatgaaaacctTTTCCCACATGTAAAGACAGGATGAGATCTGCTTAGTAAGtcttatcttttaaatatttgaggGATGTGGTTGTTCACAGGTTCAATGAGCCAAGAGCGTAAGCTTCTTTGAAAGGGGGTGAATTAACAAAAACTCTGAATTACTGGGAGTATCCTGATCACAAGAAATAAGAGTGCATGTCCTGGGCAAACCACACCTGGAATACTGTACTTAACCACCTGCCACCCATTTTAGGTGTGTGACACAGGCAGACAGGCGCTCAGGGTGAGGACTGCTCTGGAGGTCATGTCTATAAGGAGCAGGAAAGCAGACAATGTCTCTTCTGCAGAAGAGAGAacatggggagagaggaagaggcctCAGATCAAAGGTAGGGAAGCTGACTTAGCTTCACTGGACTAAAGAACTTTCTAACCTTggagataaaaaggaatgagacaCCTGGTGTCTGCCATTTAAAGCAGTCACAGAGACAGCATGTGACTGccagggaggtggagggaagaacTCCTTCACAGAGTTAGAGCTCACTTACTTGTGAGCTCACCAAGGGAGGGTGTTGTATTCATAGCACCCAGCTCAGCACACTAACCAGTCAGTAAACAGTTGATAAATAGAGGTGAGAGGAAAGGAGGTGGAGAGGAAAAGATATGACTTTAAGTCTCTTCCTGCTCTAAGATTCTATTACTAATTTCTTTTCATAGTTGGTTACCATTAATTTTTACTAGAAAATAACTCCTAAGCTGTTTCTGTAAAAAGTGGattaaaagatacagaaaataacatggtatatcttaaTTTAGGActacttcatttctttgttttcaaaacaaagtcaaaagagAGTCTAATCAAGTCCAGAGAAGTTACTACATTCAGTTTTATCTGACTTTTTGTTCTGACTTCTCTTAAAAgcaattacagggcttccctggtggcgcagtggttgagagttcgcctgccgatgcaggggacacgggttcgtgcaccggtccgggaggatcccacatgccgcgaagcggctgggcccgtgagccatggctgctgagcctgcgcgtccagggcctgtgctccacaacgggagaggccacaacagtgagaggcccgcgtacagcaaaaaaaaaaaaaaaaaaaaaaaaaagcaattacatACAAGGTCAGTATGAAACTTCCTATACAATTTTctgcctaaaattaaaaaaaaattaaaaattatagctACTATCAGTGTGCATCATAGACCCCTGGGATAGCAGCCTATTTAAAAACCAGAGAAAGCAACCTTGTGGCTTACTTTCCTATAGATCACCCGACtatcacagcaaaagaaacaaataaaacccaacaataaataaaacaaataaaacccaaacatcaacaatcaaaaaatttaaaaaaaaaacagagcacaCTTAACAGAAGCCAAAATCCTCCTCCTTGAAACCCAACTTGAAAAAGTCCCCCAGGTTACCTTAGAGTCATCAATCAGTTGAATGGCTTCAGACAAAGCCGACCAGAAAATGACCTTCACATTTTCCTTTTCGAAGAACTCGGCCCAGGCACTCCGCTGCTCGGTAGTCATCAAGTCAGCCTTATTTATCAGAATAACATTCTCCTTGTTGTCATCAATTGTTTTCACATAACATTCCTATGCAAGATAAAGATATTTACATATTTCTCCAAAAGGGGGAAAATTAGGCTAATTATACTGAAGATCCCCAGCTATGACTAAAAGTTTTTACTGTCCCCAGTTTTAAATCATTCccaatttaaagatttttaatcatgatACATTCTATGGATCCTTTCAGCAAGCTCTGAAAAGAAATTAGGTCATCTATACTTAGAAAAAATACTCTTCACATAAGAAACTGGAAAGGGTAAAAAGAAATGCTTTCCTGCCCAGTTTAAGTAAAACAGgttcttatttctttaaattatatagTTCCTCTCTTTAAtaatcttgaattttttttttaagcaaagttAAAGAACTGTATAACTAGATTTGTCGGCCAGCGGGACTATCTTCAAGCCAAGTGATGATAGCTAATAATAATCTTACCtattaatataacaaaaatatttttgaaggctAAAAGGAAAACAAGACCCAGTGATTAATTCCCAAGCACAGCTCTCCATTAGGAAATAGACCAAAAGTATGAAGCTGAATTAATAAGAGTTTCCCCATTAAGACTGTTATTCACcagtggattttaaaataatcagtaCTATTCCTACTCTGGTCCTCAAACAAAAATAGGAATACTTCATGTGTGTTCAGTGTCTTATTAATTGAAAGCCTgtatcacattatttcttgtgaTCCTCACACCTTAATGATTACCCCCTGTGGTGTTTTACAAGCTTAGTTCATTTGTAAAATACTACAGGAGGTAATAACTACGGTGTGAGAAAAGAAAGCTTAGTGGGATGGGTAAGTGAAGGGACTAGGCATATGCTAAAGTAAGCAAAATGCTATTTCAACTAGAGTCTCttaaaaaaggagaaacactGGCAAATGCCTATTACCAAAGTGGCTTCGAAACTAAAAGTAGAAAGTTCAAGTGTTTGTGCCTTCCTGCAGATGGAAACAACTGTTTGAAGAAAACATCTATCCAAACAGTCCCAAAATGCAAGCTCCTGACCTTGGGAGGAGCAGGAGGCCAGATTAAACAAAGCTAGAGGAGGGTGCAAAGGCCTGCCTAGGGTCACTGTTATCGGGGATGCTGTCCTCCCACAGCTACCCAAGGACTTAAAGTTTGAATCATGTCACATTTTACTTACCAAATCCTCACACCTAAATAGGAGTGGATTTCGAGCATCTACTATCTGGACCACGATATCACTGAAAAACAAATAAGAGATACACCAATCACTGTGAAGTGAAAGGAAATAGTAGCCAACACTTTCCACATATTAAGCGctgatatatttaactttttaaggtaCAATTATCCCCAGTTTATATACGAAGAGGCTGAAGTTTAGAACAGCTAGGTGGCTTGTTCAAGGTCACCAGCTACTAAGTGAGGGAGCTGGAATGAGAACGCAAGCACTCTGGACCGGAGCTTGTAGTCTCTGATGATGTTTCATTGTTACAACTTTTATCTGTATCTTCTAGTAAACTCTCCTGGAGAGATCAAAGAGTATTCCAAAGACTTCAATCCCAGGTGAGGTCTACTGTATACTCAGTGCCTAGTTTACACTTGTGTTAAGTAAGGCCTCAAAACCCCTAATATGTCACTTGCTCACAGCTGCCACCATCAAAGCCTATATCTTATGTAAACCTAGGGCTGACATGTGTACATGTAGCAAATCATCATCCACCAGTTCCAAGAATGTGTTTAAAtggtaaaaatacaaaacagCAAAATATCAACTTAAGTTGCCATAATGAAGCAGGAATGATGAGTCCAACATCTTCCATCACATGTAAGATGATGCAGCAATATGAAAAGTTTCTGCGGCTGACAGCAAGCCCCTCGAATCCCTCACAAATGTAGTGGGGACGACAGCAGCTGAGCACTGTAAGAATAAATACTGCACTTCTCCGGCAGAATCCTCCCTCCCTTCAGACCCTGTGGCTAGGAAAGCTACTTTAAGGGCCAGCTGTGACTGCCACTGGAAGGAAACAAGCTGTGGATGTGCTAACACCAGTCTCCCGCAAATCCGTACCTGGTCAGCTTTTCCTCAGGTAACTCCTATGCAACTGAAGGAAATGTATTAAATCAAGGTTACCATTTAGGGCAGAGCTTTTGACAAAGTGCATTTTCCTTCAGAATAGTTAAATTTCCAGCATGATCTTGTGAGTCAAAGAAACTCACAGACCTGCTAATTTATGACAAATTGCTTTTAAGTTCTCTAGTTAAGTGGGTCCTAGTATTTCCTTCTTTAAGGTAATATCTACCACTTTCCAACTGTGAGGATTTAACAGTAAATGCAAAAATGACTGCAAAAAATGGACAAAGCCTAATGAACTAAAATTACAAGGTCCACACACATTATGTCTACCTACCAAACAGGTAGAAAGAATAACCAGCTTAGACACACCagtaagaaaagaaggaaagtttAAGGCAGCTTGCTTCATGTGCTGAATTAGGATGCCTAGATAAGTGCCAGCTATGTACTGGGAAGGGTTGATGCAACACAATGGAAGCGCCTTGTCTTACTGGAATACAGCGTTCTGCCCTCCGTGCCTCGGCAGTTTCCGCCATTTCAATGACATATTATACATCAAATCTTTTCTGATAACTACTCTTGAAATTAAAGAGGCAGATGGCGTAGCTAGCCTGTTACCAAACAGGAGACATCTGCTTTACAgaacatatcaataaatatttcctattAAAAGACACAGCAGTAGTCACTTTATTGATGTTTCTATGTGACTCAGATCCACTTCTGTGTGATATAAACTATATTCCTTGAGTCAGAAGCATGTTCTCTCTTATAAAACCACAGAGAAATAtcacaaaaaagtaaaagagcaAGTAATGCTGTAATCCAATAGAAGCTACTAGTTTCAATAGTACAGGCTCACTCTGGGGAAACAAATTGCTTATTTAGGGGCATGAAAAGCAAGGGAAGGGCCTTGCTGTTGTTAAACCTGGAAGAACACATATGGCTACCTCTGTTCCCTCTCAAAGCCTGCAAAACATGAAAGCAAAGACTGGAACTCATCaggacaaagagaaagaaagaacagcaaCTAAGAAATGTCAGCCCAATGAGAAGTGAGCCTGTTCATGCCCCAGAGCTCCGAGAAAGCTCAGGATTAGAAGCATCACGTCTAGCTTTCATGGCAAGAGTGAGGTAGAGGACTGAAATCATTCTCAGCAGGGAGCAATTAGGTCCACGCCCCTGTTCCATTCAGCCAGGCAGCCACACGTCACCCCGCAGCCCCTGTGGAGAAAATGAACCCTGGAGAAAATGAACCTGAGAGGCTCCTGAACTGGGACCTCAAGCAAAGGAGAAGGTGGGAAAGAGGTGCTATACTGAAGGGAGGAGGATTAAGCATAACTCTACACCCCAAATTATGGAAATGCCCAGCTCCCTTGTATTACACCACCACCTTTAGCCCTGTTCCTGGCAGGAGATAGTCCTCCTCTTTAAGAAACTGACTGATCCTAGGGAAAACACCCGTAGATACTAATATCTTGGCatattccaaaaaaataaaattgatcccTGCTCAGTTACTGTACAGTGAAGTTCACCAGTGGGCAAACTCCACCCAAACAAAAGTCCTGTCAATCAGCTTTGTAATGCTTTGTTcttaaatatgaacagacaacaaACATCATTTGACATCGGAGGAAGAACTCTTACATAGAAGTCAGAAACCAgaataagtaggaaaaaaaaagaatgcagagggaagacagacaataaaggaagtaggagaaaatctagaattAAATAGTAAACTATAAGTGTGCAAATGGGGGGACTCCCTCAAGCGTGAGGTTTCAATATTCCATATTGTTACCATTTATCTttggaaataagaaaacagaCGTTTTCAGCAGTACACATCCCAAATGCTAATGAGGCCCTGAAGGAGAGATTAGCTCACTCTGTTCCCTGGGAGAACCACACTGGGTCTTCCCAAGCCCCATTCAAGCCTGCATGGAGCCCACGATCAGGAGCAAGCTTCCCCTTTCCTCAGGCTTAGAGATTTGCCTTGCTACTCTGACCTCCTCACATCCCAGGCCAACAGCCCTGTCTGCCCCTGAGGGAGCAAGATGCGGGGGGCAGGTATATAAGTgacttaaaaaagagagagagagatagataattcacatatcataagatccatcttttaaaaagtgtacagttcagtggtttttcgTATATTCACAAAgtggtgcaaccatcaccactatctaattccagatcattttcatcactctaaaaagaaatgtaaataactTCTACAAATTTAATCCAAGTCCTTTTTCTTAGTAACGGTGCTAAATGTGCTAATATTCTTTCCCAGGAATCCCAGTTAAAGCACCCTGTTTCCTAATGTTCTTACTGGGTATATTCTATggactaaaaaacaaacaaacaaacaaacaaacaaacccacatCCTAAGGGCTCCTTGTTAAAAGCATCATTTCAAATATAAG is part of the Mesoplodon densirostris isolate mMesDen1 chromosome 5, mMesDen1 primary haplotype, whole genome shotgun sequence genome and encodes:
- the LSG1 gene encoding large subunit GTPase 1 homolog is translated as MGRRRAPEAGTLGRALIRQQVQRSRSHRHTDSWLHTSELNDGYDWGRLNLQSVTEQSSLDDFLATAELAGTEFVAEKLNIKFVPPEARTGLLSFEENQRIKKLHEENKQFLCIPRRPKWDQKTSAEELRQAEKDSFLEWRRQLVRLEEEQNLILTPFERNLDFWRQLWRVIERSDIVVQIVDARNPLLFRCEDLECYVKTIDDNKENVILINKADLMTTEQRSAWAEFFEKENVKVIFWSALSEAIQLIDDSKEEVNGDSGEAITAEFENSSCDEAETLHKETEHLSLNEVARSDEDDSEYEDCRQEEEEDWQTCSEDGSSPDEQARGQDGKERCAVRSEAQGRKTPQKRQIQNFSHLVSKQELLEIFKQLHSGKKVKNGQLTVGLVGYPNVGKSSTINTIMGNKKVSVSATPGHTKHFQTLYVEPGLCLCDCPGLVMPSFVSTKAEMICSGILPIDQMRDHLPPISLICQNIPRRVLEATYGIDIIRPREDEDPQRPPTSEELLTAYGCMRGFMTAHGQPDQPRSARYILKDYVNGKLLYCHPPPGRDPLTFQYQHQRLLEKKANGGEIKMQLRRNKKANQIENVVDKTFFHQENVRALTKGVQAVMGYKPGSGLVTAATVSSETGAGKPWKKHGNRNKKEKSRRLYKHLDT